One Aegilops tauschii subsp. strangulata cultivar AL8/78 chromosome 2, Aet v6.0, whole genome shotgun sequence genomic window, GGAGGCGGCGGCTACGTGATTTAATTGTTAAAGTTTAACTCAAAATATAAGAAGGATTGATAAACCAAACGGAGGTAATATCGACCAGCACATGATGGTGTAGCGCACACTGTAGCGACCGGTCTCACTGTGTCTACCGGTTTTTCACCGTAGACGTATCTGCACTGTTTGGTTCACTGTAGTAGGTTAAAAAAATGCGGTTAACATTGAAAAAAAGTGAATATATCTTGAAACGCAAACAtttttcaagtttgtgaacatttttttaaaaccctatgttttccaaatattgaacattttttttgaaaatgcGAACAGTTTATAAATATTTAGAACAATTAATTTTCTAAATTCAAGTTTGTTGATAAGATCGAATAATTTTTAAAAATTGAAATAAAAAACAAATTTGTGAACATCATTTGAAAAATAAACCATTTTTTATAATGcaaatattttttcagaattaAGAAGATTTCTTGAAAAAGGCTAACATCTTTTGAAGATTCCCAAACAAACTTTGAAAAAGGGAATTTTATAAAATTCCTGAATAAAATTTTGAAAGCAGGAGATTTTTATGAAATTCTTGAACATTTTTGAATTTACGTTTAAAAAAATTCGAAACATTATTTGTAAATCTTGAATAATTTTTAAAAGAGGATATTTTTGTAATGTGTAACAATTTTTTAAAATTCCAAACATTTTAAAAAGGCGAACTTTTAAAAAAGAAAACAGTAAAAGAAAAACCATTCAAGAAAAGAGGACAGGAACCCCCAAAACCAGTCATGAACCTTATGGTAGGTTCCCCAAAACTGGATAATGTAGTACCTTATCTATCTACGCAAAATGGGCCAACCCGTCACTCGGCCACTCGCCTAGCACCGGCAGTTTTGTCGCATTATGCGGCAAATAGAAAAAAGAATCAGGCTGACCCACAAAAATATGTGCTCCTTCGACTAGGATTTTTAGGACTTCTTTGATTCAAAAGAATTTAATAGGATTTTTGGCGTTGAATCTAGCTTTTATATGCAAAAACACCAAATGTCACATATAAAGTAGCACAAACACTTTAAAAATACCCTTACAGAAATTTAAAAATACATCCAAAACTTTGAGGGCATCGAAATCTTGTTCCTCCTTCATGCACCTACGGCATGCCGTGCCAAAGCTCGTTGCCGCCTTTGGGCCTCTGTTACAACGAAGCAAACATGTTTAAACCCAGTAGTTTGTAGAAGCAACGACCAGAAAGTTATCGATGTAGACGAGAAGACGCGAGCAGACATGATATGCGTTGTAGATGGCTGCCTGGGTGAAGAAAATGGCAAAGAGAGCTTATAGAATACCCCAATTCCGGCTAGATGAGATCGGGGAACCTGATCTCGTACGCTTCCTAATGAGGCTAGCCAACCTTCGTTGGTTAGAACTAGAGTTGGAGTACCAGGACAAACATCCACATTGTTTGCTCCACACGAAGACACATCGAGAAAACTTGCAGGAAAAAAAAAAACCAAACTCGGAGAACAGATCTAGGGACACGCCATCTTCCACACGCCTCCCGACGACACGAAGAAACATCATTGGAATGAGGACGAGGCCAGGATACTTTATTCCATGCCAACGGCGACATCATCATCTCGCCACCACAGAATGAAAGTGATTGTTTTCGGGTCGATAGGCCCCCGTGTCGCTCCCGCAGGGGCGACTCGGGCAGCGTAACCCTAGCCCGCCGCCGGCCCTCTCCCCCACCTCGCCTCTCCCTCGTCGCCACCGGAGGTGGCCGCCGGCTCGCCGCTCGGCCGCCGGTGAAGGTGGCGGCGAGGATCTGGCCGCTCCGTTCTTCCTCGGGGGGCTTTGGATCCGTGGCGGCGGCCTCGGCTGGTGGATCGACGCCGGGTCTGGTGACCGGTGCTCGTTGGTGCTGGCCGTTCTTCCTCGGCCGCAGGGGCGGCTAGGCGGCGGCAGGTGGCGGCTGTGGTGCGGGCGTCTCGGCGGCGCCCGATCTAGATCTGAAGGCCTCCGTCTACTTCAACCAGGGTTGCCTCCGATGGTCCTGCTTTGGGCGGCCTTTGTCGCCGGAGTTGTACCTGTTTGGCGGCTGGAGGTGGGAGGTGGCTCCGGAGAAATCCGAGGCCAGCAGTGCTGGCCACGACGGCGGCGACGCCCGAGGGCGTTGTACCCTTCTTGTAGGCGCCGTCCAGGTTGCCTCCTTCCCCTCTTCCTTCCACCCAGCTCGTATGCCGGGCGAAAGCCCAAATCCTTGCCGGATCGAGCGACAGCGGCGCTCCGGGCGTCGTCACCCTCTTGGGGGTGTCGTTCGTGGTGAGCTTGGGGTGGATGTGATGCTTTGGTTGCTTGGCGGCGGTTGGTGGCGTGGTTGGAGTTCGTCTGGTGGCGGTGCGTTGGCGCTCTGCCGCCTAGGTGCTCAGCCTCGGAGTCCTTCTTGCACGGTGCTTGGTCTTCAGCAGCCCTCCTGCCGGACTCGgcggagcggtgcttcatcctactcattgatggcggcgtatctcggcggcgtggcgcagTGGAGATTCGGGGTCCGATGTGTGgcgatggactcgcgcaggaggacgaAGCTGTCTGGTGTCGTGGTGACGTCGATGGTTGAGTGGCCAGACAAGGTAGAAGCCTCAATATTTGCTCTGAAGACGGACCTGTgaaagatggcggcgacgacacacgaGTGCGTCAGACCGGTTTGTaccccagacccggtatgtggctcggctggggcttccggcttttgatgttaggcttaggtgagtggtCTGGGTAGTGGCCCAGCTAGCACCCCTTCATCATTTCGATGTTAGGCTTAGATGAGTGGTCTGGGTAGTGGCCCAGCTAGCACGCCTTCATCatttggataggagtagcggcaaatgttgccaagatggcggattcaggcatattgttgtaatactttgtaaggtcctcaaGAATAATCACTAAAGTGGccgcatgcatctcccagatgcagagacCGGGGGTCATCCTCCATTTCTAAAAAACCACAAAATGGAAAAATGCTAAATTTATTCTGAGCCCAACCACCACCAGACCAAAGACCTAGGGTCCCCGCCTCCTTCCGGCACCGGAGCTACAGACGAAGGGAGAGGGGGTCCTTGGATTCGCCGGGGAGTAGGGTAGATTAGCCGCCGCCTGTCACCTAGGTTGGGGAGCGGGAGAGAGAAAAATATTATATTCACGACCCGTGTGTGGCTGAAGGTGGACTAGAAAGTATTTTAtattggtttcttttgtttttcatgtgctATCAAACACTCTTTCATCCAAATTCCTACATGCCTCCTTTGATTCGTAGAAATTTCATATGATTTTGGGAGGAATTGGATATTTAGGAATTTTTCTATACTGGTTGTTTGATTCACAAGATTGGAATCCTTGGGAATTTTTCCTTGGGATTCATCTTCATTACATCCACTCAAACTTCTTGTGAAATTCTTTTTTTTTTTCCGGGTTATCAAGTTCTTTTTCATCTAAAAACACGAACAACTCCTTTGATTGAAAtgatttttggaatattttttcATCCACTCAAACCTTCTGATATCAAACCATGACAGGTGCGCTTCAATTGACAAGAGGAAGATCGCATTATATATTGGAGTAAACTTCCCATCCACTCAATTATCTTGATAGCAAATTGTAACGGGTGCATTTCAATTGCCAGGACGGACGAACGACGCAAAATCACAACCTAAGTCAAAATTATCACGATCGAAGGTCTAACACGAGGGATAAGATTTTGAGCAAAATAGCTTTAGAGAAATGGAAGGCCAAATGCACGGCCAACAAATGGACGGAGAAGCAGCCAAAATCTAACTTTCGTTCAACAGATAGATGCACACCAATAACAACCAAACTTTTACAAGCTTAGCACCATACGAGGTTGGCTTTAAATACATCCAGATACATCAGATCAACAAATACTGGGAAGATATTAAAGCCTTTAAAATTTAACAACAGAGAAGAAATATGTACAGAACTCCATATTGAAATTACCTTGTAAGCTTTTCTGCATAAGTAAAAGCTTTGGTCAAACCAAGGATTTCATAGCAGAGTTCACAGTGAAACTAAGGCACTGATGCGATGTGCCACCCAGCTCCAGCCGGCGCACACTCACCCGATGTCAGCTAGAGACATTGGACACAGCCGATGGTTATAAGGAACTCAAGTCATGGATAATCTCATTGGTGCATGACCAGCCAACAAAAGCAAACATCTTGTTTGTTCATCTCAGAATAGCAAATGCAAGATACCTGTTTTTGCTGTCAGAGTCACGATTGCTGCCTCTAAAAGTCTAATTTCTGCTGCATCCTTGCAATTTTCGTAACTGGTTACCAGAACATCACTACCCTCACGATGGACCCCAACAATCTCAAGTGCACGAAGCTACAAAGCCAAGATAGAGCCTACTATGGGTGATATCGTTTATGCTTTGAATACACTATTGATGGTAGAAGTGTTGAATTTAATGATCCAAAGTGTCAAATCAATTAATCAAAAAGGATATTGATGAGAAATGAGAATATGGAATTGGCAAAATATCTTTAGTATTTCTAACATAGAGGCGACTAACTAACTACTACTCCCTCggtccctccgtcccataatataagattgTTTTGCAAGCTatttatattatgggatggagggggTAGTTATCAATGCTGGAGTAAACTTATGTCCCTCGGTGCTCTCTTTTCACACTTGAAAAGAACCATAAACAATTCCGTGTGTTCTTTCTTTTAGGGACAATTGACGATCTGAAAGCTTTAGCTTTAAATCATACATTGGATCAGAGTTAAGTAAAAACCTATAAACCTTTACCCAAAAAAGAATCTATCAATGTACTCCCGTCGTCATATTGCCTCTTTCCCAAAATATATGTTTTGTTATAAGTCAAACTATTTGAAGTTTGGCCAAGCTTATAGAAAAACATGGACATCTattaaaaaatcaaataaatacaCTCAAAATATATTGCATGGTATATCTACTGATAtttatttggtattgtagatgttTATATTTTTCTCTACAAACTTTTACTTGGACAAAATTTCACAGTACAAGGTTTCATAGTAAAACAGTTATGTGGAAGCCCGAAGATAACCATGTAAGATTTCAGCAGAAATCATGCTTCGACCTTTAAATCACACACTGTAATCACTAATCAGCAACACTAGCTATAACTGTTGCGTGAATCAGAAAAATGAGAGAGATGAAAGGGCAAATGGAAGACAATATTCATCGTTTCAAAGTGACAAGGAGATAAACGAATCTATTATCCAGTAAACTGATAATAGTTAGTAATTCATGATTAGAAACGTGCATTTGGAATTGAAGTTATTTAGTAACAAGAACACGTCTTGTCTCCAGAGTCCCTGGATCCTCTCTTATCTTACTATACACTCTATGCATAAAGGGGTGTTCCCGAACCAggccacatcttcaacatcagtGAATTTACAGAAAATCGTACAACAAAACAGCATATGAATGTACCGGATCACATGGGGTTTGGGTTGCGTAGGTCATGTATGGGCCTCGAGGCATAGGGAGAGGTCGATGCGCGCGCGCTCGCACTGGGAGCGCTTGAGCGCGGTGCCGGAGCTGCCGCAGAGCGTGCGCACGGCGTCGGTCTCGCCGGGGCAACACATGCTCACCACGCACTCAGCCAGGGCCCGGTTGAGGTGTCGGCACAGCACCTCGGGCTGCAGCGGGCCGCGGGCGGCACGGCGGTGGCACTCGGCGAGAGCCCGATGGGTCGAGGCGCAGGGCCCCGGGACGGGCACGGCCGCAGATTCGGCCTCGGGTTGTTGTCTcccgcggccgccgccgccgctcctgcTCATGGAATCGGGGGAGATCGGCGCTTCCGCCCCACCTTTGATCGCCCCTCCGCTCTTGGATTTGTTGGTGGTCTGCCTGGTCAGAAACGACCGCCGCTCCTGCTCATGGAATCGGGGGAGATCGGCGCTTCCGCCCCACCTTTGATCGCCCCTCCGCTCTTGGATTTGTTGGTGGTCTGCCTGGTCAGAAACGACCGCCGTCCCGCCGGTTAGGGTCACCCGAGTTGATGGGTCGGCCCATGAGCTCGCCCAGAGGCTCATCCAGAAATAAGAGATGAAACCTCCTACAAGCCTCCTCAGACTCTCGGCCGTCGGATCGGTTTGCTTGATGCGTTCTGGACCGTTGGATATCGCTCCTGGAAGACCTCGTCCGTCGGATAAAAAAAAGTTACTGCTGGAATGAATAGTTACCGTCTCGTTCGTGCCACCGCGCGTAATTACGCTGCCCCGCCGAGGGCATTTCTGTCATTTCACACACAAGGGTATAAATCACAATGGCTCCTCTGGAGATGAcctagccgccgcctcctcccgcacTCGTGCCCCCTCCCCTCTTCCCAGCCGCGGCTCCCCACCCTCTTCCTCTCGCCCCCCGTGCCGCCATCTCTGCCTCCTCCCCTCCGGCCGCCACCTCTGGCTCCTCCCCTCTCGccgctcgtcctcctcctctcgcTTCTCATCCCCGTcgcgcctccctcctcctccccacGGAATCGCAGGCGGCCCTCCCTTATGGTAGCCGCTCTCGGTGATGAAGGGCGGCGGAGCCAGGAGCAGCAGCGGCGGGTTGATGCGGATGCGACTGCGGCTCCCCTAGTGCTCCTCTCGTGCTCCCTcttctcatcgacgacttcttCGACTCCCTCCTCTTGGCCCAGGTAACatggccggtggcggcggcggtggatgTGGGGATCATGAACATCACCCTGTAGAGAGGATCGGCGACGGCATGGGGTGGTTGCTCCAGCTGTTGTTGTTGCTTGGGGCTCAGGGTCGGTGTCGGCGTGCTGATCTTAGCACCCCTGACCTTCCTCGTGCAAACCCTAAGCATGGATTGGTGGCGGCGGCGAAGGGAGGAGGCGTGGACTGGGACGGGGTTGGGTGAAGGGGAGGCTGCACATGGTGAGGGGTGGCAAAGATCTCATCCCCTCCATACTCCAGCTTCCACTTCACACTGGTAGcctcttctttctttctcttATCTCTATTTTACTTTGTGCTTACTTTGTTGTGCTTGATTGCTTGCTACTTGCATTGAACATCAATGAATGCCACTATGGCAGCAGGGAGTAGTAGCAGTAGGTCAGCTCGGTCCCAATTGCAAATTTCTTTGTTATTGTGTACTGTTATAAGCAATGAATCTTTCGGATGACCTTGGTGATTTCAGAATCTGAAGTGCCATATTTAGTTGcactgagagagagagagagagagggagagggagggagagagtgtgtgtgagtgATGTTAACCACAGTTTCCTTTTGTTATCCAGATTGGAATTGGCCGGAAGAATGATGTAGACTTAATAGTTGACTGTTCTATTTGTTGTTAATGCTAGTTCCACACATATATGTTGTTGATCTAGCTATTAGCATTATGGTGGCATACTTATGTATGTTATTTCTATTTGCAATGTTGCCCATTGGATGGCAGTGATTGTGTTGCTTGCACTGTGCTTGGGGTTCATATATTTTGCCTGAATGTTGTCGTGCCCCTCCAGAGTTATTTATCCATGTCGTTGACCGCCTCTGTTATGATGGTTCTTTCACAAAGTGGTCACATTCCACAGGAAGAAGAACCCGTAGTACTATGAAGTTTCCGCCAAGAGAAACTACAACTTTGAGAAGCACTTCCTTTACCTTGCATGGAAGCTGGTTAGGTCATTGTCTCTCTCCCACATTGCTTTCTTCGGAATTGGCTGGCCTACCTTGTGGGTATCCATCTCAGGTGCTCTTCTTCGCCGTCCACTCGATGTACCACGTGCCCTGCAGTTAGCAATCTTTCTATCTTTTTAGGAGTCTTGATGTGTTATTTTCTTCGAAATGGATGATTTGTTTATGCGTGTTTGATAATCTGCTTTGAAATGTACAACTTACTGCTTATTAGATTGGACTATACATGTTTGATTCTCTGCTTTGAACTGTACGAGTACCTGCTTATTAGCCCTGGAAAATGAATGGCTTCGATGGGTGTATGTGTGGTCAAGGGATGGTTTGGTTCATGCATCGTACTTACACTGTGTTATTTGTTGTTGATTTGTAGCACAAGCTGACATTGTTTAACATCTTAGGTGGATGTGCTTGGCCAGAAGAAGGCATGGACGCCATCAACCTCGCCCGCTTCTGCACAACGCAGGTATAGCGAATCGTCCTCCCTTCTAAGTTGTTTCCATATAATTGGATGAACACCCGCAGTCCAGTTTGGGCTCGGGCAGTGTGTGTTCTTC contains:
- the LOC109778413 gene encoding uncharacterized protein, with protein sequence MSLWASSWADPSTRVTLTGGTAVVSDQADHQQIQERRGDQRWGGSADLPRFHEQERRSFLTRQTTNKSKSGGAIKGGAEAPISPDSMSRSGGGGRGRQQPEAESAAVPVPGPCASTHRALAECHRRAARGPLQPEVLCRHLNRALAECVVSMCCPGETDAVRTLCGSSGTALKRSQCERARIDLSLCLEAHT